One Candidatus Binatia bacterium genomic window, GCGCGACGGCGGCGTGGTGGTCACATACGGCCCCTATCGTTTCCCGGGTCGTGAACCAGTGCCCAGCAACGAGAACTTCGATGTTTCGCTTCGCTTTCGCAATCCGGAGTGGGGGGTCCGCTCGATCGACGATGTGACCAAAGTCGCGCGCGATTGGGGATTTTCTCGTCTGGAGACGGTCCCGATGCCGGCCAATAATCATAGCGTCGTCTGGCGGAGATCCTGAGGAACACCCGTTCGGGAGGGAAACTCCCGGGTGCCAGTTGCTGAGGGTCGGGCTCCGACGGGACATCGGTCATCGGCTCATTTAAGGAAGAGTTCATGAACTTTCTTGAAATGATGCGGCTCGAGGCGCACGGTCCGGATACCTTCGTGGCCCACGGTCCCGATTATCCCTGGGGTGGACTCTACGGCGGCCAGATCGTCGCACAGGCTCTCCGTGCCGCGGGGGAAACAGTAGACCCCGGGTTCGAGGTGCATTCGCTGCACGCTTATTTTATCCGTCTGGGGGACTCGAAGCAGCCGATTCGTTTTGAGGTTGATCGGATTCGCAACGGGCGGAGCTTTGCGACACGAAGCGTTGTGGCGCGACAGGCGAACGGTGCCATCCTCAACCTCTCGGCTTCCTTTCAGCTCAGCCATGAGACACCGAAAGATTACGAGCAGCTGTCGATCCCGGACGTCGCTGGCCCCGATTCTGTCGCCAATACTTCATGGACACAACTTTTTGAACGTCGGGATGTTGAGAGGGCTGATTCGCTGCGTATCTGGATGCGAATCTGTGATGATCTCTCCGACGCCGACCCCCTTGTCCAGGCCTGCGCTCTGGCCTACCTCTCTGACGATCTTCCCTGTGAGAGTGTGATGGTGCGGCACCCCAGTTTCAAGGGCTTTGAGTCGGAAGAGGATATGCTCTGGAACGCGAGCCTCGATCATGCGATCTGGTTTCATCGTCCCGTTCGCGCCGATGAGTTTCAGTTGCATTCGTTTGAATGCCGGAGCCTGATTGGTTCCCACGGGATGGCTCTCGGCTCAATTTTTGATCGCGAGGGGCAGTTGGTGGCGACCGTCAGTCAGGAAGTTCTGATTCGGGATCGCCGCTCCTGATCCGAGCTTCGTCGCGCGGCATTGCCGGAGAGTTTTTCTGGAGTTGGTGGGGCGCTGTTGTTAGCAACAACCCGTGTCTGATGTTCTCACCCACGCACTCGACCAGGCGAGCGATGAACTCGGTCTGCAATCCTACTATCGGGATCTGGTGCGACCGATCATCAAGCTACCTCGCAAGCAATGGCCCGAATGTTGCGGCGGGAATTGCGAGCCCTGTGCGCAGGTTCTGGTCGCTGTAGCCCAGCGAGTGCAAGAACTGCTGGCCGATCAGGCCTAGCGCAGGTCTCCGAGAAACATTGCCAGCAGGTCATTGAAGATATCGGCACGTTCCCATTGCAGGAAGTGTCCCGCGCCGGGCACGACAAGAGGACCGACCCGGTCGAGAAAGGCAATCTCGCAGCGGCTCACGAAATCATCGCCAATCACGTGATCTTCGGGGCCATAAAGTAGCAATGTGCGCGTCGGAACCTTCTCCAGAAGTCGCGGGAATTCTCTGGCGGTTCGCGTGCCTGCTTCCAATTGGTAGCACGCCCAACTTGCCTCCATATGGGCCGCATCCGCAAAAGGTTCGCTCATGAAATCGATGTCAGATTCGGTGAAGGTGGCGGGGGCCGCCCAAAGGCGATGCCCATACATATCGGCGACCCAGCGCCGTCGCCGGGCCGGAGTGTCGAGTTGCTCGATCAGTGCGTCGGGCTGATGGCCCTGCCATTGGCGATAGTCGCCGGTGGCATCACCTCGCAAACCTGCTTCGTCCAAACCTTGATCGGTATAGGCGGCTCCGAGAAAAGGGGGGACGCTATTGAAAAAGCAGAGACGGTCCACATGGGTATCGAAGCGCAAGGCCATATCGATTGCGACGACGCCGCCAACATCGCCCGCGGCAATCGAGTAGCGGTCATGGCCGAGCACGCGCGTCATGAGATCCTGGCAGTCGAGCGAGTACTCCGTAATATCGTGGCGATCGTCCTGAGAGACGTCAGAATCCCCGAAGCCCCGCAGGTCCGGAACGATGACGCGGTAGCCGGCCTGAACAAGAGGTTCGATATTCCGCCACCAGATCCGCTTGGTTTCCGGCCATCCGTGCAGCAACAAGATGGGGTAGCCTGCGCCTTCGGCGATATACGCAATATTCAATTCTTCGCGAATACGGACCCGGTGCACGGGGAAGGCCTTTGGCGAGGGTGTTTTTGGTTGTAGGGCGTGAAAGTGTCCGTGCTGAAAATGCATCGTCGAGGGTCTCCTTCTGGCATCAGCTTTCGCTGCTCGTTGATTCCAAGTAGGTGGAGGGAATGCAAGCTGATATTCCCATGACTTCAGGCCGGGATTTTTGCGCACTCCTCGGCGTGGTCCTCCGATGGTCGGCACTGCTGGTCGCACTGGTGGTGCTGGCTGGCTGCGATCCGGGCTCGATGGTCGAGCCGCCCCCTTCGGATTCGTGTTCGGCGATCGGCCAGCGTTGTCAGCGACCAGATGGACCGATTGGCGTCTGTCAGGTGCGACCGTGCCCGCCTGGTGCAAACGAACCCTGCTACGTCTGTACGCCCCAGCACTGACCCTCATATTCGAGCGCATCCGGTCAGGGAAGAGGGGCGCTGACGACATCCCCGCGACTTTCCGAGGCTTCCTGAAAACCATCGAGCGTTTATGGGGCAGTCCCATGGAGCTTTTTCCTCGCCAGGACATGGGTCCCCACGCTTGGGGATACAGCCCCCCCCCGAGGGGCATGAGGCCGGGTCTGCAGGATTGCCCGAAATATACTGTTCCGAGTGCGCCGCGCGGGTTTCAGTGCCAGATCGGTTTTCCGGTGATATGAAACACAGGGTCTCCGTCGATCGGCGGGGCCGATCCCCGAGATTAGAGAGGAAATTAATATGCGTGAAGCAGTCATCGTTTCGACCGCGCGAACCGGACTGGCCAAGTCCAATCGTGGCGGATTCAACAATACCGGCGGGGCCGCCATGGCAGGCCATGCCATCAAGCACTCGATCGAGCGCGCGGGCATCGAGCCTGCCGAGGTGGAAGAAGTCGTACTCGGTTGCGGAAACCCGCAGGGGACGACCGGCAATAATATTGGTCGCGTAGCGGCGCTCAAGGCCGGTTGTCCGATTGAAACCGCCGGCGTGACCGTCAGCCGCCATTGCTCTTCCGGTCTCAACGCGATCGCGACCGCCGCGGGACGGATCATTGTCGACGGCGCGCCGATCGTTGTCGGTGCCGGTGTGGAATCGATCACGCATAGCATGACCGGCAAGGGGTTTACCCTGCAGGTCGACAAGCCGCTGGCCGAGGAATACCCCGGACTGTGGATGCCGATGATCGAGACCGCGGACATCGTGGCGGACCGCTACAACGTCAGTCGCGAGGCGCAGGACGAATATTCTCTCGAGAGCCAGCGCCGCACGGCCGCAGCGCAGGAAGCCGATCTCTTCAAGGACGAGATCGTTCCCATGGACACCGTGATGATCGTGAAGGATCGAGAGACAGGCGAGACCTCGGAAAAGGCCTACACGGTGACACGCGATGAATGTAATCGCCCCAGCACCACCCTTGAGGGCTTGTCCGGACTAAAGCCGATCCGCGGAGAAGAGCATTATATTACCGCCGGTAACGCCTCGCAGCTATCCGATGGTGCGGCATCGCTCGTCTTGATGGAGGCAGGCGAAGCCAGCAAGCGGAACCTGGAA contains:
- a CDS encoding acetyl-CoA C-acyltransferase produces the protein MREAVIVSTARTGLAKSNRGGFNNTGGAAMAGHAIKHSIERAGIEPAEVEEVVLGCGNPQGTTGNNIGRVAALKAGCPIETAGVTVSRHCSSGLNAIATAAGRIIVDGAPIVVGAGVESITHSMTGKGFTLQVDKPLAEEYPGLWMPMIETADIVADRYNVSREAQDEYSLESQRRTAAAQEADLFKDEIVPMDTVMIVKDRETGETSEKAYTVTRDECNRPSTTLEGLSGLKPIRGEEHYITAGNASQLSDGAASLVLMEAGEASKRNLEPLGAFRGFAAAGCKPDEMGIGPVYAVPRLLERAGLTVDDIDLWELNEAFASQCLYSRDTLGIDPEKYNVNGGSISVGHPFGMTGARCVGHLLLEGKRRKAKWGVVTMCIGGGQGAAGLFEIF
- a CDS encoding alpha/beta hydrolase gives rise to the protein MHFQHGHFHALQPKTPSPKAFPVHRVRIREELNIAYIAEGAGYPILLLHGWPETKRIWWRNIEPLVQAGYRVIVPDLRGFGDSDVSQDDRHDITEYSLDCQDLMTRVLGHDRYSIAAGDVGGVVAIDMALRFDTHVDRLCFFNSVPPFLGAAYTDQGLDEAGLRGDATGDYRQWQGHQPDALIEQLDTPARRRRWVADMYGHRLWAAPATFTESDIDFMSEPFADAAHMEASWACYQLEAGTRTAREFPRLLEKVPTRTLLLYGPEDHVIGDDFVSRCEIAFLDRVGPLVVPGAGHFLQWERADIFNDLLAMFLGDLR
- a CDS encoding thioesterase family protein, producing MNFLEMMRLEAHGPDTFVAHGPDYPWGGLYGGQIVAQALRAAGETVDPGFEVHSLHAYFIRLGDSKQPIRFEVDRIRNGRSFATRSVVARQANGAILNLSASFQLSHETPKDYEQLSIPDVAGPDSVANTSWTQLFERRDVERADSLRIWMRICDDLSDADPLVQACALAYLSDDLPCESVMVRHPSFKGFESEEDMLWNASLDHAIWFHRPVRADEFQLHSFECRSLIGSHGMALGSIFDREGQLVATVSQEVLIRDRRS